One segment of Paraburkholderia sp. PGU19 DNA contains the following:
- a CDS encoding diaminopropionate ammonia-lyase — MLISNPRAIHVAYPDTLRTILNVESADQSRAWLSGWELISHEATPLWELPDAASQLSIARLCVKDESFRSPLGSFKALGAPIALMRLVTRLWHTHDIEPQALIEGHYAQMLANLTVVSATDGNHGKALAAAAQSIGCHCVIVLHANVSAEREQAIAAYGARIVRIAGNYDESVEHAATLAKNNGWHVVSDTSYDGYEAIPRDVMQGYGTIAAEVIEQSTDEPAFTHVFLQGGVGGLAAGVASYLWERAGAQRPRFIVVEPRQADCLYQSAIAGHAARATGSVDSVMAGLACGETSPLAWKILEQCIDDFMLIDDDDAVDAMRRLANGAGDDVPLVAGESGAAGFAGLCALMRNGELARAAGLDRNARVLVINTEGATAPAAYEQFVGESAQAVAARQQAWLQGCVR, encoded by the coding sequence ATGCTGATCTCCAATCCTCGCGCTATTCACGTCGCCTACCCGGACACGCTGCGGACCATTCTCAACGTCGAGTCGGCGGATCAAAGCCGCGCATGGTTGTCGGGCTGGGAACTCATCAGCCATGAAGCCACGCCATTGTGGGAACTGCCAGACGCAGCTTCGCAACTGAGCATCGCGCGTCTGTGCGTCAAGGACGAGTCGTTCCGCTCGCCGCTGGGCAGCTTCAAGGCGTTGGGCGCGCCGATCGCGTTGATGCGTCTCGTCACGCGTCTATGGCATACGCACGACATCGAGCCGCAGGCGCTCATCGAAGGACACTATGCGCAGATGCTCGCGAATCTCACTGTCGTCAGCGCGACGGACGGCAATCACGGCAAGGCGCTCGCGGCCGCAGCGCAGAGCATCGGTTGTCATTGCGTGATCGTGCTGCACGCGAACGTCAGCGCCGAGCGGGAACAGGCGATTGCCGCGTATGGCGCGCGCATCGTCCGCATTGCGGGCAACTACGACGAGTCGGTCGAACACGCGGCGACGCTCGCGAAGAACAACGGCTGGCATGTGGTCTCGGACACGTCGTACGACGGCTATGAAGCGATTCCGCGCGACGTCATGCAGGGCTACGGCACGATTGCCGCTGAAGTCATCGAGCAATCCACGGATGAGCCTGCGTTCACGCATGTCTTCTTGCAAGGCGGCGTGGGCGGACTTGCGGCGGGCGTCGCGAGTTATCTTTGGGAGCGCGCTGGCGCGCAAAGGCCGCGCTTCATCGTCGTCGAACCGCGTCAGGCGGACTGCCTGTATCAGAGCGCTATCGCCGGACACGCAGCGCGAGCGACGGGATCGGTTGATTCCGTGATGGCGGGTCTCGCCTGCGGCGAAACATCGCCGCTCGCGTGGAAGATCCTGGAGCAATGCATCGACGATTTCATGCTGATCGATGACGACGACGCAGTCGATGCAATGCGCCGCCTCGCAAACGGCGCGGGCGATGACGTGCCGCTCGTCGCCGGTGAATCGGGCGCAGCGGGTTTCGCGGGACTTTGCGCATTGATGCGAAATGGCGAACTCGCGCGCGCGGCAGGCCTGGATCGCAACGCACGCGTGCTCGTCATCAACACGGAAGGCGCGACGGCGCCCGCCGCTTATGAGCAGTTCGTCGGCGAGTCTGCGCAAGCCGTGGCCGCGCGTCAGCAGGCGTGGCTGCAAGGCTGCGTCCGCTAA
- a CDS encoding ATP-binding protein — protein MKNPFNTLFGRLATLTVGLIVAVHVTSLFVVDRDRGHIDAEHARRDVLLAVQAKHDGEAAARHVAQTLGIEYIPDADAIRRGCPNQCEGSNAPFEHDLLPRMPEGSRVVFDPHTGSLWIRYGNEPYWLFMRNANLPGMRFLGSSLVMLVLAVCVALLAAWQFQRPLHRLADAAREFRVGRRVPPVTESGPAEMRALIGDFNQMMRELAQSEQERAVMLAGVAHDLRAPITRMQVRADLLPDAANRSGFLRDAESLSRIVTQFLDYARDTADPSPHANVDAHCRRHYGDGLDDEALVRLHLNAGDGFNLPLVDLDRILSNLIENAMNYGEPPVEISTSAHNGVRTLIVRDHGRGIPREQLERALQPFTRLDPARGGDAHCGLGLAIVRRLTRYNGGQFECDNAPDGGFRVTLTFGREA, from the coding sequence ATGAAAAACCCGTTCAATACGCTTTTCGGCCGTCTCGCGACGCTGACGGTCGGCCTGATCGTGGCCGTACACGTGACGTCGCTGTTCGTCGTCGACCGCGACCGCGGCCATATCGACGCCGAGCATGCGCGCCGCGACGTGCTGCTGGCCGTGCAGGCCAAGCACGACGGCGAGGCAGCCGCGCGACACGTCGCGCAGACACTCGGCATCGAATATATCCCCGATGCCGACGCGATCCGCCGGGGTTGTCCGAACCAGTGCGAGGGTTCCAACGCGCCGTTCGAGCATGATCTGCTGCCGCGCATGCCCGAAGGCAGCCGCGTCGTGTTCGATCCGCACACGGGCTCGCTGTGGATACGGTACGGCAACGAGCCGTACTGGCTCTTCATGCGCAACGCGAATCTGCCGGGGATGCGCTTTCTCGGTTCGTCGCTGGTGATGCTGGTGCTGGCCGTTTGCGTGGCACTGCTGGCCGCGTGGCAGTTTCAGCGTCCGCTGCACAGGCTTGCCGACGCGGCGCGCGAATTCAGAGTCGGCCGGCGCGTGCCGCCCGTGACGGAAAGCGGTCCCGCCGAAATGCGCGCGCTGATCGGCGACTTCAACCAGATGATGCGCGAGCTCGCGCAGTCCGAGCAGGAACGCGCCGTGATGCTGGCGGGCGTCGCGCACGATCTGCGCGCGCCGATCACACGCATGCAGGTGCGCGCGGACCTGTTGCCCGACGCGGCGAACCGCAGCGGCTTCCTGCGCGATGCCGAGTCGCTGTCGCGCATCGTCACGCAGTTTCTCGACTATGCACGCGATACCGCCGATCCCTCGCCGCACGCGAATGTCGATGCGCATTGCCGCCGTCACTATGGCGACGGACTCGACGACGAAGCGCTCGTGCGTCTGCATCTGAATGCGGGCGATGGCTTCAATCTGCCGCTGGTGGATCTCGACCGGATACTATCGAACCTGATCGAAAACGCGATGAACTACGGCGAGCCGCCCGTCGAGATTTCAACGTCCGCGCATAACGGTGTCCGTACGCTCATCGTGCGCGATCACGGACGTGGCATTCCGCGCGAACAGCTTGAACGCGCGTTGCAGCCGTTCACGCGCCTCGATCCGGCGCGCGGCGGCGACGCGCATTGCGGCCTCGGCCTCGCGATCGTGCGCCGGCTCACGCGCTACAACGGTGGACAGTTCGAATGCGACAACGCGCCCGATGGCGGGTTTCGCGTGACGTTGACGTTCGGGCGCGAAGCTTAG
- a CDS encoding TetR family transcriptional regulator, producing the protein MGRTKQQALDTRAKIIDAAERVFFVRGFARAALEDIASEAGVTRGAVYGHFRNKEAVFQAIYECADMPLDPFVVQSCEQDADPLQHLHAQLLQRLRDALYLRRARRLYSIALTKCEVTTETAAFYERVAMAALRAEAQIDAALRAASLRGQLPPDVDTRAAAGFIHAALTGFLHKRLLMSAESRADLEAEQTLASALRCVGANTTFTTFERARA; encoded by the coding sequence ATGGGACGAACGAAGCAACAGGCGCTCGACACGCGGGCCAAGATCATCGACGCCGCCGAGCGCGTGTTCTTCGTGCGTGGCTTTGCGCGCGCCGCGCTGGAGGACATTGCGTCGGAAGCGGGCGTGACGCGCGGCGCCGTCTACGGTCACTTCAGGAACAAGGAGGCCGTGTTTCAGGCGATCTACGAGTGTGCGGACATGCCGCTCGATCCATTCGTCGTACAGTCGTGCGAGCAGGACGCCGATCCGTTGCAGCATCTGCATGCGCAACTGCTTCAGCGTCTGCGCGACGCGCTGTATCTGCGGCGCGCGCGGCGTCTGTACAGCATCGCGCTGACGAAATGCGAAGTGACGACGGAGACGGCGGCGTTTTACGAGCGCGTCGCGATGGCCGCGTTGCGCGCCGAAGCTCAGATCGATGCGGCGCTACGGGCCGCGTCGCTGCGCGGACAGTTGCCGCCCGACGTCGATACGCGCGCCGCCGCCGGCTTTATTCACGCGGCGTTGACTGGGTTTTTGCACAAGCGTTTGTTGATGTCGGCCGAGTCGCGCGCAGATCTTGAAGCGGAGCAGACGCTTGCTTCGGCGCTGCGGTGCGTGGGCGCAAACACTACATTCACCACGTTCGAGCGCGCCCGCGCCTGA
- a CDS encoding DUF4136 domain-containing protein produces the protein MKKTLCCAAVVVVSVAGLAGCAGVTTDVQVSGTPVVLQGERTYAIVQTPSQETGAAREQYEALIHSELGNYGLVDRAAKHANYMLSLAYDTRPAAVGVMAGDCADSACNGVAKPGFSLFGREYQHSMTLRLFDAATGKEVYKVTATSHDRNADALHPIPWLVKSAFAQFPFAGYGSWRVKLRNGEAAGRPEVVTVKQIDK, from the coding sequence GTGAAGAAGACGCTATGTTGTGCTGCCGTCGTTGTCGTGAGCGTGGCGGGCCTCGCAGGATGCGCAGGCGTGACGACGGACGTGCAGGTGTCGGGAACACCTGTCGTGCTGCAGGGCGAGCGCACGTATGCGATCGTGCAGACGCCGTCGCAGGAAACGGGCGCCGCCCGCGAGCAGTACGAGGCGCTGATTCACAGCGAGCTAGGCAATTACGGGCTTGTCGATCGAGCGGCAAAGCACGCGAATTACATGCTCTCGCTCGCGTACGATACGCGGCCGGCCGCCGTCGGCGTGATGGCGGGCGACTGCGCGGACTCGGCCTGCAACGGCGTTGCGAAGCCAGGCTTTTCGCTCTTTGGCCGCGAGTATCAGCATTCGATGACCTTGCGCCTCTTCGACGCCGCGACCGGCAAGGAAGTCTACAAGGTCACCGCGACGAGCCACGACCGCAATGCCGACGCACTGCATCCCATTCCATGGCTCGTCAAAAGCGCGTTTGCGCAGTTTCCGTTTGCCGGATACGGAAGCTGGCGCGTGAAACTGCGCAACGGCGAAGCGGCGGGCAGGCCCGAAGTGGTCACAGTGAAGCAGATCGACAAATGA
- a CDS encoding M20 aminoacylase family protein has product MESTLQGQLKNWRRHLHQYPETGFEEVNTSDYVANILATLGLDVHRGIGGTGLVANLTVGDGKRAIGLRADMDALNITEHATARAHASRTPGKMHACGHDGHMSMILGAARLLAERRDFNGTVRFIFQPAEEHGRGAKAMMADGLFERFPVDAIFGAHNMPGMRAGTFATRAGGIMASEDNFVIHVKGRGTHAARPHMGNDPIVIASQIVLALQTIVSRNLDPGLQAVVSCTEFMTDGLRNVIPSNVVIKGDTRSYSREVQTLLETRMREVSEGLCRAHGADCTFEYTHEFAPTVNSEQCVDVAVNAARNIAGAENVDGNVPPMMISEDFGAFLQAVPGNFIFIGNGDAAEKGGVPLHNATYDFNDDILLTGARYFAELARLELPVEQA; this is encoded by the coding sequence ATGGAAAGCACGCTGCAAGGACAATTGAAGAACTGGCGCCGGCATTTGCATCAGTATCCCGAGACGGGTTTCGAAGAGGTCAACACGTCCGACTATGTCGCGAACATTCTTGCGACTTTGGGGCTCGACGTGCATCGCGGCATCGGCGGAACAGGGTTGGTTGCGAATCTGACGGTTGGCGACGGCAAGCGCGCGATCGGACTGCGCGCCGACATGGACGCGCTGAACATCACCGAGCACGCGACTGCGCGCGCGCACGCATCGCGTACGCCGGGAAAGATGCACGCGTGCGGACACGACGGACATATGTCGATGATTCTCGGTGCAGCGCGGCTACTTGCCGAGCGCCGCGATTTCAACGGTACGGTGCGCTTCATCTTCCAGCCTGCGGAAGAACATGGACGCGGCGCGAAAGCGATGATGGCGGATGGACTGTTCGAACGTTTTCCCGTCGATGCCATTTTCGGCGCACACAATATGCCCGGCATGCGTGCAGGCACATTTGCGACGCGCGCGGGCGGCATCATGGCGAGCGAAGATAACTTCGTCATTCACGTCAAGGGACGCGGCACGCACGCGGCGCGTCCGCATATGGGCAACGATCCCATTGTGATCGCATCGCAGATCGTGCTCGCATTGCAGACGATCGTGTCGCGTAATCTCGATCCGGGTCTGCAAGCGGTGGTTTCCTGCACGGAGTTCATGACGGATGGGCTGAGAAACGTGATCCCGTCGAACGTCGTGATCAAAGGTGATACCCGCAGTTATTCGCGTGAAGTGCAAACGCTGCTCGAAACGCGAATGCGCGAAGTGAGCGAAGGCCTCTGTCGGGCGCACGGTGCGGATTGCACTTTCGAATACACGCACGAATTTGCGCCGACGGTGAACTCGGAACAATGTGTCGATGTGGCGGTGAACGCAGCGCGCAATATCGCGGGTGCGGAAAACGTCGACGGCAACGTGCCGCCAATGATGATCTCCGAAGACTTCGGTGCGTTTTTGCAGGCCGTTCCCGGTAACTTCATCTTCATTGGTAATGGCGACGCGGCAGAGAAGGGCGGCGTACCGCTGCACAACGCAACTTACGATTTCAACGACGATATTCTGCTGACAGGCGCGCGATATTTCGCGGAGCTTGCGCGTCTCGAACTGCCTGTAGAGCAGGCATAA
- a CDS encoding DUF6622 family protein: protein MSLAAIIHGTPIWVWVLLVYLLSRGFKAMNSGTAPLSRLAIVPLVFAVWGIAHLVTDPLTGWADAIVWVVAALAGVLGGVFMASRTRFIVDPIANTVMLPGSMLPLALIVITFAAKFWLGVELATATSLTSLGTYMLISAAVSGAVAGMFAGRFLTYWRAMSARRILRTCSQGT, encoded by the coding sequence ATGTCACTCGCAGCCATCATTCACGGCACGCCCATCTGGGTTTGGGTGTTGCTCGTCTACCTGCTTTCGCGCGGATTCAAGGCCATGAACAGCGGCACCGCGCCGCTTTCCCGCCTGGCCATCGTGCCGCTCGTCTTCGCGGTCTGGGGCATTGCGCACCTGGTGACAGACCCGCTGACGGGTTGGGCCGACGCGATCGTATGGGTGGTCGCCGCGCTGGCGGGCGTCCTGGGTGGCGTGTTCATGGCGAGCCGCACGCGCTTCATCGTCGATCCGATCGCGAACACTGTGATGCTGCCGGGTTCCATGCTGCCGCTGGCGCTGATCGTCATCACCTTCGCGGCCAAGTTCTGGCTCGGCGTAGAACTGGCGACGGCAACCAGTCTCACTTCGCTCGGCACGTATATGTTGATCAGTGCAGCTGTATCGGGTGCCGTTGCAGGCATGTTCGCCGGACGCTTCCTGACCTACTGGCGAGCCATGAGCGCGCGCCGCATTCTCCGGACATGCTCTCAAGGCACGTAA
- a CDS encoding response regulator translates to MPDTPIQVLLVDDDADLRDLLRNFFQQRGIEFSVLHDATHLARRLERERPSIIVLDLMMPGVDGLTALKQLRASGDTIPVVMLTARADGVDRVIGLELGADDYLGKPFMPQELLARIHAVLRRHKLHPEAPPAEHREALVFGRFRLDFASRTLFCDNEPVKLTGSEYALLEVFAQHPMETLSRTRIVDLLHGPDSEVTERGIDVPVWRLRRLLEDDPAAPRRIQTMRGIGYMFVPGEGGEGGEVDDGGDASEGDDNASQ, encoded by the coding sequence ATGCCCGACACACCCATTCAGGTGCTGCTCGTCGACGACGACGCCGACCTGCGCGACCTGCTTCGCAACTTCTTCCAGCAACGCGGCATCGAATTCTCCGTGCTGCACGATGCCACGCATCTCGCGCGCAGACTCGAACGCGAGCGTCCTTCGATCATCGTGCTCGATCTGATGATGCCCGGTGTCGACGGGCTCACGGCGCTCAAGCAGTTGCGCGCGAGCGGCGACACGATTCCCGTCGTCATGCTGACGGCGCGCGCCGATGGCGTGGACCGCGTGATCGGCCTCGAACTCGGCGCGGACGATTATCTGGGCAAGCCGTTCATGCCGCAGGAACTGCTCGCGCGCATTCATGCCGTGCTGCGCCGCCATAAGCTGCATCCCGAAGCGCCGCCTGCCGAGCATCGCGAGGCGCTCGTGTTCGGACGCTTCCGGCTCGACTTCGCTTCGCGCACGCTCTTTTGCGACAACGAACCCGTTAAGCTGACGGGCAGCGAATATGCGTTGCTCGAAGTGTTCGCGCAGCATCCGATGGAAACGCTGTCGCGCACGCGCATCGTCGATCTGCTGCATGGTCCGGATTCGGAAGTGACGGAACGCGGCATCGACGTGCCCGTGTGGCGTCTGCGGCGGCTGCTCGAAGACGACCCCGCTGCGCCGCGCCGCATCCAGACGATGCGTGGCATCGGCTATATGTTCGTGCCGGGTGAAGGCGGTGAAGGCGGTGAAGTCGACGATGGCGGCGACGCTAGCGAAGGCGACGACAACGCATCGCAATGA
- a CDS encoding RcnB family protein has product MKKAVSVLLLAASCVVAQTQAFAQYSPGDDGGPGRHPAADERGGPDGGPGGPGGPQHAGGPVRADASHRPVPHRDWHRGDRLPPDYRGPQYVVDDWRGYDLQPPPSGYQWVQVNGDFVLAAIATGVISSILLAPHR; this is encoded by the coding sequence ATGAAAAAAGCTGTATCTGTATTGTTGCTTGCTGCTTCGTGTGTCGTTGCTCAAACTCAGGCGTTCGCTCAATACTCGCCGGGCGATGACGGCGGTCCGGGCCGTCATCCCGCTGCCGACGAGCGCGGCGGCCCCGATGGTGGCCCTGGTGGTCCCGGCGGTCCGCAGCACGCTGGTGGCCCGGTTCGCGCGGATGCATCGCATCGTCCGGTGCCGCACCGCGACTGGCATCGCGGCGACCGCTTGCCGCCTGACTATCGCGGTCCGCAATATGTCGTCGACGACTGGCGTGGATATGATCTTCAGCCGCCGCCGTCGGGTTATCAATGGGTCCAGGTCAATGGCGACTTCGTGCTCGCCGCGATTGCGACGGGCGTGATTTCGAGCATCCTGCTCGCGCCGCATCGTTGA
- a CDS encoding DUF899 domain-containing protein — protein MTTSDENGSKSGQRAMRTPSVVSPQEWETAREQLLVKEKAHTRARDALAAERRRMPWLAVDKTYAFEGPSGKLSLFDLFNGRRQLIVYRAFYEPGVFGWPEHACRGCSMVADQVAHIAHLNARDTTLVFVSRAPQADIERLKARMGWQIPWFTITDSFDTDFGVGEWHGTNVFYRDGNRVFRTYFINNRGDEQMGGTWNYLDITPLGRQEVWEDSPEGYPQTPTYKWWNWHDSYVDDAPPDKKWVEVSDAGEAAFRNKPEA, from the coding sequence ATGACTACATCAGACGAGAACGGAAGCAAGAGCGGACAACGGGCGATGCGGACCCCGTCCGTCGTATCGCCGCAGGAATGGGAAACCGCGCGCGAGCAATTGCTCGTGAAGGAAAAAGCCCACACGCGCGCCCGCGACGCGCTCGCCGCCGAGCGCCGCCGCATGCCGTGGCTGGCCGTCGACAAGACCTACGCATTCGAAGGGCCATCGGGCAAGCTCAGTCTGTTCGACCTGTTCAACGGCCGGCGTCAACTGATCGTGTATCGCGCGTTCTATGAACCGGGCGTGTTCGGCTGGCCCGAGCACGCGTGCCGCGGCTGCTCGATGGTGGCCGATCAGGTCGCTCATATTGCCCACCTGAACGCCCGCGATACGACGCTCGTTTTCGTCTCGCGCGCGCCTCAGGCGGACATCGAGCGATTGAAGGCGCGCATGGGCTGGCAGATTCCGTGGTTCACGATCACGGACAGCTTCGATACCGACTTCGGCGTCGGCGAATGGCACGGCACGAACGTGTTCTATCGCGACGGCAACCGGGTATTCCGCACCTACTTCATCAACAATCGCGGCGACGAGCAGATGGGCGGCACGTGGAACTATCTCGACATCACACCGCTAGGCCGGCAAGAGGTCTGGGAAGATTCGCCCGAAGGCTATCCGCAGACGCCGACCTACAAGTGGTGGAACTGGCACGACAGCTATGTCGACGACGCGCCGCCGGACAAGAAGTGGGTCGAGGTATCGGACGCTGGCGAGGCGGCATTCAGGAACAAGCCCGAGGCGTAA
- a CDS encoding Lrp/AsnC family transcriptional regulator has protein sequence MATQLDNFDRKLLMEVQRDAQIPQTELGVRVNLSTAAVNRRLRRLADEGVIDRYSAIVAPEKVDYPLTIVANVEVESEQIDLLDAMKRTFAQCPQIQQCYYVAGEWDFVLVMTVRNMDQYTELTRQLFFSNNNVKRFKTLVSMSRVKVGLGVPVDIVDE, from the coding sequence ATGGCTACCCAACTCGACAACTTCGACCGCAAACTTCTGATGGAAGTCCAGCGCGACGCGCAGATTCCCCAGACTGAACTCGGTGTGCGGGTCAATCTGTCGACGGCCGCCGTCAACCGGAGATTGCGCCGTCTCGCGGATGAAGGGGTGATCGACCGCTACTCGGCCATCGTCGCGCCGGAGAAAGTGGATTACCCGCTCACCATCGTCGCGAACGTCGAAGTCGAGAGCGAGCAGATCGATCTGCTGGACGCGATGAAGCGCACTTTCGCGCAGTGTCCGCAGATCCAGCAGTGCTACTACGTCGCGGGCGAATGGGACTTCGTGCTGGTGATGACGGTGCGCAACATGGACCAGTACACCGAACTCACGCGGCAACTCTTCTTTTCCAACAACAACGTCAAACGCTTCAAGACGCTGGTGAGCATGAGCCGCGTGAAAGTGGGCCTGGGCGTGCCCGTCGATATCGTCGACGAATGA
- a CDS encoding glycosyl hydrolase, with amino-acid sequence MTTPSWQTISTTFMKNDEPYGGGDCRIQGNEVISLKLADPVITFKPVEQRKNPEYAEPTEAWMSNVYEVLNRQTISFFRGTVDGGLKRYFQQPGQDAAWWYSKDWGAQYISTSWMDYKVPLPKNGLSPEITRLWTSRDGGNNWLQLKWPEEQNIGQLLFLDPGRGYAVGWGPRVWRTADGGRSWKEIRVPEFARDHEQPRLRFSGVDLGGDGVLRVAYYVDRMGETRQSSVVDRLRWDSEAFEREVVLPGQTVVTIQSEQKSPGVYSIYALSRLGLPRNWNDRTDNGHRTGAISQWGNYAKPEVRQLHTFDARFTLDGLSAGQRGVLLVYATDATGEGAPRDFTLASKDYGKSWNETDDGITQGVYFDPATNTQYGLYAYTLKKRTW; translated from the coding sequence ATGACCACACCAAGCTGGCAAACCATTTCAACGACGTTCATGAAAAACGATGAGCCGTACGGAGGCGGCGACTGTCGGATTCAGGGGAACGAGGTCATTAGCCTTAAGCTTGCCGACCCCGTCATTACGTTTAAGCCTGTCGAGCAAAGAAAGAACCCCGAATATGCGGAACCTACCGAAGCATGGATGAGCAATGTTTATGAGGTATTGAACAGACAAACGATCAGCTTTTTTCGCGGAACGGTTGATGGCGGATTGAAACGCTACTTCCAGCAACCAGGCCAAGATGCGGCCTGGTGGTATTCGAAGGATTGGGGTGCGCAGTACATCAGCACGAGCTGGATGGATTACAAGGTTCCGCTACCCAAAAACGGATTGTCGCCGGAAATCACCAGGCTCTGGACTTCGCGCGACGGAGGCAATAACTGGTTGCAGCTCAAATGGCCCGAAGAGCAGAACATTGGCCAGTTGCTTTTCCTTGATCCCGGCCGTGGTTATGCAGTCGGCTGGGGACCACGCGTGTGGCGTACGGCCGATGGCGGACGTTCGTGGAAAGAGATCCGCGTGCCGGAATTCGCACGTGATCATGAGCAACCGCGGCTGAGATTCAGCGGTGTGGATCTCGGCGGTGACGGCGTTCTGCGTGTTGCCTATTACGTCGACCGGATGGGAGAGACTCGCCAGTCGAGCGTCGTTGACCGCTTGCGATGGGATAGCGAGGCATTTGAGCGCGAGGTTGTGCTTCCGGGGCAGACAGTCGTCACGATTCAGTCGGAGCAAAAGTCCCCGGGCGTGTATTCCATCTACGCCCTTTCCCGCCTTGGTCTGCCACGCAACTGGAACGACCGGACCGATAACGGCCACCGTACAGGCGCCATCTCCCAATGGGGCAATTACGCGAAGCCTGAAGTCAGGCAGCTGCATACGTTCGATGCGCGCTTCACGCTGGACGGTCTGAGTGCGGGCCAGCGCGGCGTACTACTCGTATATGCGACAGACGCGACGGGTGAAGGTGCGCCGCGCGATTTCACACTTGCCAGCAAGGACTACGGCAAATCGTGGAACGAAACGGATGATGGCATTACGCAGGGCGTCTATTTCGATCCCGCAACGAACACTCAGTACGGACTCTATGCCTATACGCTGAAAAAGCGGACGTGGTGA
- a CDS encoding branched-chain amino acid ABC transporter substrate-binding protein, whose amino-acid sequence MQTLRPLSLLTLTALALQPLAAHADLTVKIGQVSPLTGELSHIGKDDENGVRLAIEDLNSRKIRINGQSVTFVLDSQDDAADLKTAVTVAQKLIDDGVAGVVGHANSGTSIPASKIYSDAGVPMITESATNPKLTQQGFTNVFRMVANDVRQGTVIATYLVHDLGARKIAIVDDRTAYGQGLADEVEKAVKAAGGNVVAREYGTDKTTNWMAILTTIKSRQPDGIAFTGGDTQAAAFVQQAQKLGLKVKFVAGDEACTPQFIKLAGTSMSSDTYCTLAGVPPAKMPQGPEFFKRYEQRFGVPVQLYAPYAYDAVIALANAMQAAGSTDPKAYLPKLRAAKLDGVTGPIQFDEKGDIRNGAITVRQFDQGNWTDRSVVR is encoded by the coding sequence ATGCAAACACTTCGACCCCTATCGCTTCTGACGCTCACCGCGCTTGCATTGCAGCCGCTCGCGGCGCATGCGGATCTCACTGTGAAGATCGGACAGGTTTCGCCTTTGACGGGCGAACTGTCGCACATCGGCAAAGACGACGAAAACGGCGTGCGCCTCGCGATCGAGGATCTGAACAGCCGGAAGATCCGCATCAATGGACAGAGCGTGACGTTCGTCCTCGATTCGCAGGACGATGCAGCCGATCTGAAAACAGCCGTGACCGTCGCGCAAAAGCTGATCGACGACGGCGTAGCGGGCGTCGTCGGGCATGCGAATTCGGGCACGTCGATTCCGGCATCGAAAATCTATTCGGATGCAGGCGTGCCGATGATCACCGAGTCCGCTACTAATCCGAAACTGACGCAGCAAGGCTTCACCAACGTGTTCCGCATGGTTGCCAACGACGTGCGACAGGGCACGGTGATCGCCACGTATCTGGTTCACGATCTCGGCGCGCGCAAAATCGCGATCGTCGACGACCGCACGGCATACGGGCAAGGTCTTGCCGACGAGGTCGAAAAGGCGGTCAAGGCGGCGGGCGGCAACGTGGTCGCACGCGAATACGGCACCGACAAGACGACCAACTGGATGGCGATCCTCACGACCATCAAGAGCCGTCAACCGGACGGCATCGCGTTCACGGGTGGCGACACGCAGGCCGCCGCCTTCGTGCAGCAGGCGCAGAAGCTTGGGCTAAAGGTCAAGTTCGTTGCAGGCGATGAAGCGTGCACGCCGCAGTTCATCAAGCTGGCGGGCACGTCGATGAGCAGCGACACGTACTGCACGCTGGCAGGCGTGCCGCCTGCAAAAATGCCGCAAGGACCGGAGTTCTTCAAACGCTATGAACAGCGTTTCGGCGTGCCTGTGCAGTTGTACGCGCCGTACGCGTACGACGCGGTGATCGCCCTGGCAAATGCGATGCAGGCGGCGGGATCGACCGATCCGAAAGCCTATCTGCCGAAGCTGCGCGCGGCGAAGCTCGACGGCGTCACGGGTCCGATCCAGTTCGACGAGAAAGGCGATATCCGTAACGGCGCGATTACCGTTCGGCAGTTCGATCAGGGCAACTGGACCGACCGCTCCGTCGTGCGATAA